Within the Miscanthus floridulus cultivar M001 chromosome 2, ASM1932011v1, whole genome shotgun sequence genome, the region GGATCCTGCAAAGCCAAATAAAATGTTACAAACATGATTGGCTATCTGAACGTCAAAACTCAGTAAGGTTTTGGGCAAACAATATCTTTGTTGTGGTCCATCACTTTTAACTAACCTGGATAAAAAGGTGATAGCCATCTGTTTGAGCAGGGTCAGCAGGATTTGGCTGATCTAGCAAGTCCTGGATCCCGACAAGAATCTGCTTAACAGTAATAGCTGGTCTCCAACCCTGACAAAAAAAAAGGAACAGTAAGGCCATGAAATCTGTACAGCATCACACAGGACTACAGAATGATTGCAGAGCTTACGCTGTCCTCATTAAGGATCGAAAGGCAGACTGTTCCAGAAGGATAGACGTTTGGGTGGAAAAAACCCTGAGGGAACTTGCACTTGGGAGGCTTGCTAGGGTAATCCTCACTGAAATGAAGGGTGAGAGGGAAGTATCCACCCTCCCAATCAGTCTGCAAAAGAAATAAAGATGGGAATCAGTTAAATGTTCAAACTGCATTATCTTATTACAGACAGCTTCGATAAACATACACATGACAATAATATTCAAACAACTGTCAACTACAGTTGGTGAATGTTAGCCTTGCACAAATTCAATGATATAACCTGAAACAAAGAATTAAAAGCATCCAATACAGAGAACAAGTAAATCAAACAATTTAGTTCATCAAAAGAAAATAAACCTATTCTGACCTAGTTGTAAATCCATTGCCCACACTTGATAGTAGAAAGAGCATATGAGCCAAAATTGGATTTCCTATGACCAGACTTCAAGTCTCACTACAAGCTAGCTGGCTGGCTGGCAGGACTCACTAATTTAGTAGAATTACAATGATCATTTATTTTTTTCTCGAACGcgtaggagagctgcgtatcattatattaagaagaatggaaaaaggTGGTCTTACAGCACCACACACAAACCCACACCCACACACTCACAACACACTCAAACTTAGTAAGGTGATCATATCAATATGCACGCTGGATAACCCTTTCTCGACTAAAGAACACCGATGTTACTTAGGTTTTTCAACAAAGTTTAGTACCCCACAATCCAAAATTCGAGGTGCCATTAGTAAGCAACCAAAGACAAAGATCAAACATTACCATCATTTACAGCGTTAGGCCTACCACAAACTTCTCAAGAACTTACTTAAGAGGCAGCTTAAACCAAATTGCAACCTTTTCTATTGGGTTTTAGCATTCTGTGCCATTTTTCACAACATATTAGTTTTACAGAAATAAAGACAACTGCACAGATTAAATGAAACATATGAACCCAACAATATTCAAAGAAACCACCTGTGTTTAGTTGAACAACTTAAATAAACTCCCAGTTCAACAATTGAAGTGTATCCCAGTCGACTGTGATATGAAATTGTAGTTAACAAAAATGAACAATTCATCTGAAGCATATAGACAACTCATCCACAAATTTGTTTATGCAGAACAAGCATTCAAATTGATCCATAGTGTAGCTAGGTGTTAACAGTTCAACCCATAATAAAGAAACCACCTTTTTGTCATAGTGAGCTATAAGGAAACGAAGGCTCAATTAAGGCCATGGCACTGGGGGAACTACAAGATAAGTTTAACAAAAATGTACCTGCTCTAGCACTTGCAAATAACATGAGTCATAGAACCTACACAATACAGTGAAAACAATGTAGCTACCCTCAAAATTAATTGAACGGCATCAGATTACTATACACAAAGCCCACTGAACCTATGGACTAATGCCCCAATCTTCCCAATCAAACTCTGAAACTCATGGCACACAAGGAAGGAACTGAAAACGCCACAGCTGCATGCTACTACATATACACAAGACTTGTTCACCATACGAGGGATCTGATAAAAACAGTGGGCAGCTGTAAGGGCAGGAACCGACCCGCCCCGATCCAGCACCGATTGCTCTAGAGATAGCTAGGGTTCCTGAGCCCAGGTCGCTTACCCCTTGCTTGCCGGGGATGGTGCAGTGCCAGATCATCAGGTTCACCGTCCCGTCGGGCAGTGTCTCCGGCTTCGCCACGAAACCCTGCGCCAGCACCACAGCAAACAGAACAGATCAGACAACCCGGCCTGGCGGCGACAGCAAAGCGGAATCAGGGCAGGGCGGAGGGAGAATCGAGGGGCGCGTACGTGCGGGTGGTTCTTCCGCCAGGCCTTGCGCTCCTCGGCGAGGCGGCCGCGGGCGATTCCCCCCGACATagctgcggcggcggctgctgctcttCCTCCGCTGGGGTGTTTGGGGACTGGACTTTCTACGCGGTTGCGCGAATAGAGTGCCGCTTCGCCCGGGTCGTTCGTATTTAACGCACTccttgttgtcaaaaaaaaaacgccCTCCTTTTTCCTTGCCTTTTTTCGTGTTTCTTCCCCGTATTTTCTGCGGCGTTTCCCTGTCGAGTGGGCTCCAGGAGGGCGGTTGCTTGCAGGGCCGGCGTGTCAGGGAAGCGGGTGGCGTTCGCGACGGGGGCCGGCGAGGAGTGACGCGCGATGGGTCCGTGTCCCTATCACAGGCTATCACACTGCGGGGTGGGAACCACGCCCGCGCGGGTATCACGTTCCTTTCTTGCTTGGAGAGGCTAAGGTTGGGCCCACCTCGCAGAGACGGTGAGGGCGATCCCGCTTTCTTTGCTGTTGCATGGCGCATTGGATTCCTACCCGGCGGGTCTCGTGCTCGTCCCGTCGTTTTCGTGGCGGTCAGCGTTGCCGTTGGGTGGAGCCGGagattcttcttttcttttcttttaatatCTCGCCGCTTGAGATTCTACTAGTGCGGCATGAAATTTCATGGCAATACTGTTTCTCCCCTTTTTTCCATCTTCAGAAGTACTTTTTAGTCATGAAACAGTGTATTCCTCTCACAATATTTTAGCATAAGCCAAATTCCAACATAAACTAACAGGGTGAATATTATCTCAACGCTTGACATTCTATCGCGGAGCTGCCTTACATCTACTTAGGCCCTATTTGGCCATAGAACTAACATGTAGTTGATTATTTTTTAGTCCTAAATATCTAGATAGGCAGACTAATTGTTAGTTTACTGGTCTATTTATACGAGCTAATAGGAGTAGTCGTTAGTCCATCGTCCATCCAAACATACCCTTACCTTCCAAAAGTAATTTTTCATGTGTGGTTTAACTTTAGTGTCCATAGAAATTAGAGCAACCAATAATATGGTGTCTGATTCTATCTCAATAAGGGTTTTAAAAGAGTTTTATTCTCATTTAATATAGTGACACATCTGACTCGACAACTTATTTATAAAGAGAGGCAGATGAAACTCTCTGTCTCTGTCATAGTTACCAATACAAAAGGTGATGTAGCAGTCTTATTAACTGTGTCATGAAACTCATCAGTCTCAGTGGATAGTTTCACGGCGTTGATTCCAAGCCAGTGAAACTTGGATAAAACACTCACTCTCGATACAAAGTTTTATTCTATAGTTTCATAtgcatttaatttcatgactcataaATAGTTGGTAATCGTGCTAAGAAAGTTTCATCATTTCTTATCTCCCTTCTTAAATACGTTGCCATATCATCAAAAATGTTTATGTGACAACCTATTTAATGTAAGAGGAAATTATTTTCTTGGCCCTAAAAAAATGTTGCTTAGTTTcttggtttttttttttctcgaacttgCTTATTTggctctaaaaagaatttcctttGGTTTCTTGGCCCAGTTAGTTTGATGGGCTAACGGTGTTAAGCTGTATGTGAAATGATTCTTTTACCCCTggtttaaaaaatattattaaaaaATAATGATTCCATACTTGAAGAAATATTATATCttattttgggaaattattgataGAGGTAGCCTGAAAGACATGTGAACTGTAGACTTTGGTGTAAGTGGTAAAAGAGTTATTTTGCGTACAGCTTAACACCGTTGGCTCATCAAACTAACGGAAGGGtcaagaaatcaaaagaaattcAGTTTAGAGTCAAATAAGTAAGtttgagaagaagaaaaaaacaagaaACTAAGCATCACTTTTTTTAGGGATAAGAAAATAATTTACTTTTAATGTAAATGAAATTTACATGAAACTCTTACTAAAACTGGCCTAAGATAGTGTTTGGTTGGTAAAGTGATAATGACAATGGGAATGAAAATGGATTGCGGGAGAAATAGACGAGGATCACTTGGGATTGAGAATTCGAGCGTAATCGTTTAACGCCCCGAGGTGAGCGGCATCAGGGTTGTAGAGGCCCGTACTGGGTCAAGCAATGTG harbors:
- the LOC136540756 gene encoding SUMO-conjugating enzyme SCE1 — its product is MSGGIARGRLAEERKAWRKNHPHGFVAKPETLPDGTVNLMIWHCTIPGKQGTDWEGGYFPLTLHFSEDYPSKPPKCKFPQGFFHPNVYPSGTVCLSILNEDSGWRPAITVKQILVGIQDLLDQPNPADPAQTDGYHLFIQDPTEYKRRVRLQAKQYPALV